The following coding sequences are from one Thermostaphylospora chromogena window:
- a CDS encoding helix-turn-helix domain-containing protein, producing MPSQGTIGDRVRGLRLSRRMSQAQLAGPDLSDSYVSLIESGKRTPTPVVARILAERLGCTTEFLLHGIEPRQRIDTELGLRHAELELNHGDPGAAADRFGEIIKAAGEENAMLAAHARLGRARALEKQGKLGPAVEAFERLRREAAAHPERLADLPLTVALSRCYQRAGDILRARDLGGHALRQVARLGLTHGEVAVELAAALIEAAPTQGQQNGGLSYVRQVLADNGVPTVVDREAEVHALWKASVTAAQGDDSALAIRLADDAIATGRPTRMAVRLATIAMEWARLAAGGMHDVPLDEAYGYAKAASEAFAVLPATAPEYAMSRIVIARLALKLGDLGQAAEHAGSVLDTVDEPSPTAAAAHMALAQVAMARGDGAATESLDRARALLEELGSTADPGNRRMARTWRELGDLYGQAGAREQQAAAYRRALESIDVRSAIVTVPVDSPLVR from the coding sequence ATGCCGAGTCAGGGAACCATTGGTGACCGCGTTCGCGGGTTGCGTTTGAGCAGGCGGATGTCCCAGGCGCAGCTGGCCGGGCCCGACCTCTCCGACAGTTATGTCTCGCTCATCGAGTCAGGAAAGCGGACGCCTACGCCTGTGGTGGCCCGCATTCTCGCGGAGAGACTCGGTTGCACGACCGAGTTCTTGCTGCACGGTATCGAGCCGCGCCAGCGCATCGATACCGAACTGGGATTGCGCCATGCCGAGCTGGAACTGAACCACGGAGACCCCGGTGCGGCCGCCGACCGCTTCGGCGAAATCATCAAAGCCGCAGGGGAGGAGAACGCCATGCTCGCGGCGCACGCCCGGCTGGGCCGGGCTCGTGCGCTCGAGAAGCAGGGCAAGCTCGGCCCCGCCGTGGAAGCGTTCGAACGGCTCCGGCGAGAGGCCGCCGCCCACCCCGAACGCCTCGCCGACCTGCCGCTGACCGTCGCGCTGAGCCGCTGCTACCAGCGCGCGGGCGACATCCTGCGGGCCCGCGACCTCGGTGGCCACGCGCTGCGCCAGGTCGCCCGGCTGGGGCTCACTCACGGGGAGGTCGCGGTCGAGCTGGCCGCCGCCCTGATCGAGGCGGCCCCGACGCAGGGACAGCAGAACGGCGGGCTCTCCTACGTCCGCCAGGTATTGGCGGACAACGGCGTGCCGACCGTCGTCGACCGGGAGGCGGAGGTTCACGCGCTGTGGAAGGCCAGCGTCACCGCCGCCCAGGGGGATGACTCCGCACTCGCCATACGCCTGGCCGACGACGCCATCGCGACCGGGCGGCCCACCCGCATGGCCGTGCGCCTGGCCACGATCGCGATGGAGTGGGCCCGGCTCGCGGCCGGCGGCATGCACGACGTTCCGCTGGACGAGGCCTACGGTTACGCGAAGGCCGCGAGCGAGGCCTTCGCCGTCCTGCCGGCGACCGCTCCGGAGTACGCCATGAGCCGGATCGTCATCGCCCGGCTCGCCCTCAAACTCGGCGACCTGGGGCAGGCCGCCGAGCATGCCGGATCGGTCCTCGACACCGTGGACGAGCCGTCTCCGACCGCCGCCGCCGCCCATATGGCCCTCGCCCAGGTCGCGATGGCCAGGGGCGACGGTGCCGCGACGGAGAGCCTGGACCGCGCCCGCGCCCTGCTGGAAGAGCTGGGCTCCACGGCCGACCCCGGCAACCGCCGGATGGCCCGCACCTGGCGGGAGCTGGGCGACCTGTACGGCCAGGCCGGTGCGCGGGAGCAGCAGGCGGCCGCCTATCGTAGGGCCCTGGAGAGCATCGACGTCCGTTCGGCCATCGTCACCGTGCCGGTGGACTCCCCCCTCGTCCGCTGA
- a CDS encoding PH domain-containing protein, producing MRLVTHGDSAPSAVSRYLLPHEQQHIMVRRHPAILLRPVLEILGGLIIAGLVSRFLSQNGMSQALVIVWWAWLLLLIRFVWKVAEWSVDYFVVTSKRIIVTYGLIVRKVAMMPLSKVTDMSFQRSLLGRLLGYGEFVLESAGQDQALSRIDFIPYPETLYLDVCAMLFPSDSNDSDD from the coding sequence ATGAGGCTTGTGACCCACGGGGATTCCGCCCCGTCCGCGGTCAGCCGCTACCTGCTCCCCCATGAACAACAGCACATCATGGTGCGCCGCCACCCGGCCATCCTGCTCCGTCCCGTTCTGGAGATCCTCGGCGGCCTGATCATCGCGGGCCTGGTGAGCCGATTCCTGAGTCAGAACGGCATGTCCCAGGCTCTCGTCATCGTCTGGTGGGCTTGGCTGCTGCTACTGATCCGTTTTGTGTGGAAGGTAGCCGAATGGTCGGTTGATTACTTTGTGGTCACGTCCAAGCGGATCATCGTTACTTACGGACTGATTGTCAGGAAGGTCGCGATGATGCCGCTCAGCAAGGTGACCGACATGAGCTTCCAGCGCTCGCTTCTCGGCAGGCTGCTGGGGTACGGCGAGTTCGTACTGGAGTCGGCGGGTCAGGACCAGGCGCTGTCTCGCATCGACTTCATCCCCTATCCGGAGACGCTTTACCTGGACGTGTGCGCCATGCTCTTCCCCAGCGACTCCAACGACTCCGACGACTGA
- a CDS encoding FadR/GntR family transcriptional regulator, which produces MSLRTAQRSSLVDQVIDQLKEQITTGAWPLNAKIPTETVLAEQLGVGRNTVREAVRALTHAGLLDCRQGDGTYVRATSELSGVMLRRLRQAEQLEIFEVRRALEVEAARLAATRRTDADVKRIDEALEEREKAWHSGDPDAFVEADLAFHMAVVRATHNSVLMDLYEDFSAALRASIKAAGTSLNSTYIPHDGIARAIAAGDAAAAERAGHACMEHILIALTEN; this is translated from the coding sequence GTGAGTCTGCGTACGGCGCAGCGCTCTTCACTCGTCGATCAAGTGATCGACCAGTTAAAGGAGCAGATCACCACCGGCGCATGGCCGCTCAACGCCAAGATCCCCACCGAGACCGTCCTCGCTGAGCAGCTGGGGGTCGGGCGTAACACCGTACGCGAGGCCGTCCGAGCGCTCACCCACGCCGGACTGCTCGACTGCCGCCAGGGAGACGGCACGTACGTGCGCGCCACCAGCGAGCTGTCGGGCGTGATGCTGCGCCGCCTCCGTCAAGCGGAACAGCTGGAGATCTTCGAGGTACGGCGGGCGCTGGAGGTCGAAGCCGCCCGGCTCGCCGCCACGCGGCGCACCGACGCCGACGTGAAGCGGATCGACGAGGCGCTGGAGGAGCGGGAGAAGGCCTGGCATTCCGGCGACCCCGACGCGTTCGTCGAGGCCGACCTCGCCTTCCACATGGCGGTGGTCCGCGCCACGCACAACAGCGTGCTGATGGACCTCTACGAGGACTTCTCCGCCGCCTTGCGCGCCAGCATCAAGGCCGCGGGAACCTCGCTGAACAGCACCTACATTCCGCACGACGGGATCGCCCGCGCCATCGCCGCCGGCGACGCCGCCGCGGCCGAGCGTGCCGGTCACGCCTGCATGGAGCACATTCTCATCGCCCTCACCGAGAACTGA